Below is a genomic region from Bradyrhizobium sp. 1(2017).
ACTTGTTCGCATTGAGCGCCTGGTCGGCACGGAAGGGATTGAAGTCCGTGCTGGAGTTGCTGTTCACATAGCCCGCGTTGAACGTGCGGCTCTTGGTTGCCGTGCTCCCAAGGCAGCGCCCGACGAAATATTCGCCCAAGGCGGTGCCCAGCATTCGTCCTGCCATGCTGTCGACCGGAAAATGCACCCCGGCCACGACCCGGTTTGTTGCGATCCGTGCCGCCTGGCGCTCGAGCTGCTCGACGATCTGGGGGAATCCGGGTGTCGTCTTATGCAGGCTCAATAGCCGCTTGAGCACGTAAGCTACCGCATGAGCCTGCGTCGCGTGTCCGCTCGGGAAACTTCCGTGTCCCGGCGTCGTCATCATCGGTTGTATCTGGGCGTTGTATTCGACGGGGCGCCAGCACGCCAGCGCATGCTTGAAGCGCATCTCGACGTAGACGCAGAATTGCAGGACCATGTTGATGAGCTCGAACGTCCGTCTGGTCCGCTCGGGATGCACGCAGACGATCGAAGACCAGAAGGCATATTGGGGATCGATCTGCGCCATGATTTCCGTGGCGCGTTCGTTGCGAAGCTCGGCCCAACTCAGGACCATCGCAATCTGGTTTTTGAACGTCGCCTCGCTCGGACGTCCTATCTCCGCAATCACGTATGCGGGCGACCGAACCAGGAATGCGTTCGGATCGGTGCCTGACACCTGGAGGGTGATGCCTTGCAGCATCTCCCCGACCGCCGTGTAGGCGCGCACCCATGAGTCCCAGCGATCCAATTGGGCGGGGTCTTCGATCGCCGGCAAGCTCGGCGCGTAATAATAAAAGTATGGCGACGTCGAGGTTTCGGGAAGAACGATCGTCCCTTCGCGAGCCCGGATGAGTGCATCCACCATCACCGGATTGGCCCAGACATCGCCCATTGTGCCAAGCATCGCTCCTCCGGCCCCTCCAGCGCCGCCCGCTCCCCCAGCTCCCCCTGCTCCTCCTGCGCCGCCGGCTCCGCCAGCACCACCTGCGCCGCCTGCTCCTCCCGCACCGCCTAGTTGAGCCATTGCCTGCCTCCCTCTGGAATACAGTTCAGTCAGCCTGTCGTCGGTAAACCTGCGATTTCCAGGCAGCGAGCCCAATGCTTGCCTGTTTCGAGCTGCGCGTTCGGGAGACGCGCCTTGTAGCGATCTACGGTCAATTGCGGTTCGAGCTCGCGCATCCTGCCCAAAGCTTCGCGCGCCTCCTCGACCCGTCCCTGCGAAACGAGTGCGATCGCAAGGACCCGCCAGGTGGAGGGATGCATGCGATTGAGAAGGAGAGATGAGCGCGCGAGCTTTTCCGCCTCTTCGTATCGATGCGCGGACAATAGAGCCGTGGCGCCGAGGGACTCGAAATAATAGCGCTGCGGATCGAGCGGCGAAAGCTCCAGAGCCCGCCGCGTTGCTCCCACGGCTGCCTCGCCCTCGCCTTTGAAGGCGTTGACCGTGCCGCGGTAGAGCCAGCCCAGCGCGTGGCTGGGGTTGGCATCGACGGCCTGCTCGCACCGCTTGCGAGCGGTGTCCAGGTCCCGCAACATGTGACAATAGACGAAGCCTTCGGTCGCAAGCGCAAGCGCGTCGGACGGGTCGCGATCGAGCGCCGCGCGCGTGGCGCTCAATGCCTCGGCGGCCTCGCGTTTGCGGTTCTCGGACCAGCCGCGCGTCATGCGCAGGATGTACCAGTTG
It encodes:
- a CDS encoding phosphatase PAP2 family protein → MLGTMGDVWANPVMVDALIRAREGTIVLPETSTSPYFYYYAPSLPAIEDPAQLDRWDSWVRAYTAVGEMLQGITLQVSGTDPNAFLVRSPAYVIAEIGRPSEATFKNQIAMVLSWAELRNERATEIMAQIDPQYAFWSSIVCVHPERTRRTFELINMVLQFCVYVEMRFKHALACWRPVEYNAQIQPMMTTPGHGSFPSGHATQAHAVAYVLKRLLSLHKTTPGFPQIVEQLERQAARIATNRVVAGVHFPVDSMAGRMLGTALGEYFVGRCLGSTATKSRTFNAGYVNSNSSTDFNPFRADQALNANKFYSETTGGTVPQSLLMKELWDKAYNEVSTRFP